A single genomic interval of uncultured Pseudodesulfovibrio sp. harbors:
- a CDS encoding serine/threonine protein kinase — MNEDLRDLVHYYLPKFPIQRLGRLVTDTTDFTSIDYGDVIRLGDRHYMVLRDEAERRFGLEDFKFWVKRCKCLETGESAILKLVFHEEFTQQIGPMSFRSFRSEAKEARILDLVKDDPRFMHGFSLYDEAENLVRVLEVIRGKRLDVVIDNLPGDHLEYFETRLRDMLELFIVACEAIGFLHANGERHGDVRRDHIWVETKTGSVRWIDFDYAYEAHANPFALDLFGLGNALLFVVGKQIYTPPLFQDMEGADSIAPGDFSVVIRNRLVNLRRLFPYVPKNLNNVLMHFSAGAEVYYDSVDEFLDDLRPCLEYLPKA; from the coding sequence ATGAATGAAGATCTCAGGGACCTTGTTCATTATTATCTTCCGAAGTTTCCGATTCAGCGTCTGGGACGATTGGTCACTGACACGACCGATTTTACGTCCATTGATTACGGTGATGTCATCCGTTTGGGAGACAGGCACTATATGGTGCTGCGTGATGAAGCTGAACGGCGGTTCGGGCTTGAGGATTTCAAGTTCTGGGTGAAGCGGTGCAAGTGCCTTGAAACGGGCGAGTCAGCCATTTTGAAGCTGGTCTTTCACGAAGAGTTCACACAGCAGATCGGCCCCATGTCGTTTCGGAGTTTTCGGAGCGAAGCCAAGGAAGCCCGCATTCTCGATCTCGTGAAGGACGATCCTCGTTTCATGCATGGTTTTTCCCTGTACGACGAAGCGGAAAATCTGGTCCGGGTCCTTGAAGTCATCCGGGGCAAGCGGCTGGACGTGGTCATCGACAACCTGCCGGGTGATCATCTTGAATACTTTGAAACGCGGCTGCGGGACATGCTTGAGCTGTTCATTGTCGCGTGCGAGGCGATCGGTTTTCTGCATGCCAATGGAGAGAGGCATGGCGATGTCAGGCGTGACCACATCTGGGTTGAAACCAAAACAGGCTCGGTGCGCTGGATCGATTTCGATTATGCCTATGAAGCGCATGCCAACCCGTTTGCCCTTGATCTTTTCGGACTGGGCAACGCGCTGCTCTTCGTGGTTGGCAAGCAGATTTACACCCCGCCGCTTTTTCAGGACATGGAAGGTGCGGATTCCATCGCTCCCGGTGACTTTTCAGTGGTTATCAGAAATCGTCTGGTGAATCTGCGGCGTCTATTCCCATATGTCCCCAAGAACCTGAACAACGTACTTATGCATTTTTCCGCAGGAGCCGAGGTCTATTACGACTCGGTGGACGAATTCCTGGATGATCTCCGCCCATGCCTTGAGTATCTGCCCAAGGCGTGA
- a CDS encoding universal stress protein, with protein MNFKKILLAVDASENAMRAVEYVGAIVGGGSGFEVQLLCIERLPHRDLFPDEEEWKTACEMTRSEMKAFFDKTRSRLVELDVSDSVISEQYVSSCFSPFQNGVRQCSRGTSIALEIMDALKAGGFGTVVIGRRGVSKAEEFLFGSVSNKIIHSAKDCTVWVVS; from the coding sequence ATGAACTTCAAGAAAATATTGCTGGCTGTGGATGCGAGTGAGAATGCCATGCGTGCCGTGGAATATGTCGGTGCCATCGTCGGGGGCGGTTCCGGTTTTGAAGTGCAGTTGCTGTGCATTGAACGGTTGCCCCATCGTGACCTTTTTCCGGATGAAGAAGAGTGGAAGACTGCCTGCGAAATGACACGTTCCGAAATGAAGGCGTTTTTTGACAAAACCCGTAGCCGGTTGGTTGAACTGGATGTTTCCGATTCGGTGATTTCCGAACAATACGTGTCGAGCTGTTTTTCCCCGTTCCAGAATGGTGTGCGCCAGTGCAGTCGAGGCACCAGTATCGCCCTTGAAATCATGGACGCTCTCAAGGCGGGCGGTTTCGGTACCGTCGTCATCGGGCGGCGCGGCGTGTCCAAGGCCGAGGAGTTCCTGTTCGGATCGGTATCGAACAAGATTATCCATTCCGCCAAGGACTGCACTGTGTGGGTGGTTTCATAG
- a CDS encoding ABC transporter substrate-binding protein produces MSKILCPMAYGRIIYFLFAAFALSAFVSGMPLDARAERLTFEMLAPPYRQAEAEEIARQLEEIGIRVHVQILHKSELRRTVKDGYRDAYLTDWGSAFFSPFDLAIPKLSSSGRGNCSFYANKRVDILMKEASISANPTVRSMLYRRVQEIVWRQAPWVFGFTLPRFDAVRKRVAGYTPSMDGSLDLYRVDSGNGGVLVVGLNLDKVQGFDPGNHRSRGTEAVLRCIFEGLVGRSAEGKVVPLLAKSWRLIGDRTYEFSLRKNVVFHDGTPCTAKDVEFTFQRILNPFGISGKQSPRSNLLGPLSTIVVVDDYTVRLILKKPFPVFLQSLVHFQIVPKAYVQKKGAAGLSRKPVGTGPFQMVHEVPGEQVTLKPFADYWDGEAVPQRVVLNLFPHPEERMEALASGKADIIQAIPLAQAKEAEALGEYALMSVEGTRSCQIELNNKKDPFDDIRVRKALNFAIDWNRVFSRVYGGYGERLATCFLPSGFGFDYELQPYPYDPELARSLLFSAGYDVESGDSQ; encoded by the coding sequence ATGAGTAAAATTCTGTGTCCCATGGCATATGGGCGTATCATTTACTTTCTATTCGCTGCTTTTGCGCTGAGTGCATTTGTGTCGGGAATGCCACTGGATGCCCGTGCCGAAAGGTTGACGTTTGAGATGCTTGCTCCGCCTTATAGACAGGCTGAAGCAGAAGAGATTGCACGTCAACTGGAAGAGATCGGCATTCGGGTGCATGTGCAGATTCTTCACAAGTCCGAACTGAGGCGAACGGTCAAGGACGGATACAGGGATGCGTACCTGACAGATTGGGGGAGTGCATTCTTTTCCCCGTTCGATCTTGCCATTCCCAAACTGTCGAGCAGTGGGCGCGGCAACTGTTCGTTCTATGCCAACAAACGGGTCGATATACTCATGAAGGAGGCCTCGATATCGGCCAATCCTACAGTACGATCCATGCTGTATCGTCGGGTGCAGGAAATAGTGTGGAGACAGGCCCCATGGGTGTTCGGTTTTACTCTTCCTCGCTTTGACGCAGTCCGGAAAAGGGTTGCCGGATATACGCCGTCAATGGATGGCTCCCTTGATCTGTACCGGGTTGATTCAGGCAACGGCGGTGTCCTCGTGGTGGGGTTGAATCTGGACAAGGTGCAGGGCTTCGACCCCGGCAATCATCGAAGCAGGGGGACGGAGGCTGTTCTGCGCTGCATCTTCGAAGGACTCGTCGGCAGATCGGCAGAAGGTAAAGTCGTTCCTCTTCTTGCCAAGTCCTGGCGTCTTATCGGCGACAGGACCTATGAGTTTTCCCTGAGAAAAAATGTTGTTTTTCATGACGGCACTCCCTGTACCGCCAAGGATGTGGAATTCACTTTTCAGAGGATTCTTAATCCGTTCGGGATTTCCGGGAAGCAAAGTCCAAGAAGTAATCTGCTGGGGCCACTGTCTACCATTGTCGTCGTTGACGATTATACGGTTCGTCTGATTTTGAAAAAACCGTTTCCCGTGTTTTTGCAGTCACTGGTGCACTTTCAGATCGTACCCAAGGCGTATGTGCAAAAGAAAGGGGCTGCCGGTTTATCCCGGAAGCCGGTAGGGACCGGACCGTTTCAGATGGTTCATGAGGTTCCGGGTGAACAGGTGACCTTGAAGCCTTTCGCTGATTATTGGGACGGCGAGGCAGTGCCCCAACGAGTTGTCCTCAACCTGTTCCCTCATCCTGAGGAACGCATGGAAGCCCTTGCTTCCGGCAAGGCGGATATAATCCAGGCCATACCGCTGGCGCAGGCAAAAGAAGCCGAGGCGCTGGGTGAGTATGCGCTCATGTCCGTAGAGGGTACTCGTTCCTGCCAGATTGAACTGAACAATAAGAAAGATCCTTTTGACGACATCCGCGTGAGGAAAGCTTTGAATTTCGCCATAGACTGGAACAGGGTGTTTAGCCGTGTCTACGGTGGGTATGGTGAACGGCTGGCAACATGCTTTTTGCCAAGCGGTTTCGGTTTTGATTACGAGCTTCAGCCGTATCCTTATGATCCCGAACTAGCGCGCAGTTTGTTGTTCAGTGCCGGTTACGACGTCGAGAGCGGAGATAGTCAATGA
- a CDS encoding serine/threonine protein kinase codes for MNTVRELVEQFQPGLRLHDYGRIYMDTSEFMSIDSGDVIAVGGKHYLVYRDAVEQGLAYKDVKYWVKKCMELESGETKLLKLVFHESFYLEYGCVKIKCYRSPQKEARMLDLVRGDTRFMQGRSVKDEAGNRIRIIDFIQGKRIDNVVAGIKADHETYFHEHYPDILGKFIGACEAVAFLHEQGERHGDINFDHLMKEYSTGAYRWIDFDYAYEAHANPFGLDLFGLGRILACITGKWLYTRHTLHDLHVDIGPSDLTSGDFSCVYKNEIMNLKKLFPYIPTKLNNILLHFAESANITYDTVGSFIESLEEYRLVN; via the coding sequence ATGAATACCGTGCGCGAATTGGTCGAACAGTTTCAGCCCGGATTGCGGTTGCATGATTATGGACGAATTTACATGGATACGTCCGAGTTCATGTCCATAGATTCCGGAGACGTTATTGCTGTTGGCGGGAAGCATTATCTGGTCTACCGGGATGCTGTTGAGCAGGGATTGGCATACAAGGACGTAAAATACTGGGTGAAGAAATGCATGGAGCTTGAGAGCGGCGAGACCAAGCTGCTCAAGCTGGTTTTTCACGAAAGTTTCTATCTGGAATATGGTTGCGTGAAGATAAAGTGTTACAGGAGTCCGCAGAAAGAGGCGCGTATGCTGGACCTCGTTCGCGGCGACACCCGTTTCATGCAGGGGCGCTCTGTCAAGGATGAGGCGGGCAACAGAATCCGCATCATTGATTTCATTCAGGGAAAGCGTATCGACAATGTAGTCGCCGGGATCAAGGCGGATCATGAAACGTATTTTCATGAGCACTATCCGGATATCCTCGGGAAATTCATCGGAGCCTGCGAGGCCGTCGCCTTTTTACATGAACAGGGCGAACGTCATGGCGACATCAATTTCGATCACCTTATGAAGGAATATTCCACCGGCGCATACCGCTGGATTGATTTTGATTATGCCTATGAAGCGCACGCCAATCCATTTGGTCTCGACCTCTTCGGGCTGGGACGGATTTTGGCCTGCATAACAGGCAAGTGGCTGTATACCCGGCATACCCTGCACGATCTGCATGTGGATATCGGCCCTTCCGATCTGACATCCGGCGATTTTTCGTGCGTCTACAAGAATGAAATCATGAATCTGAAGAAGCTGTTCCCGTATATTCCGACCAAGCTTAACAACATTCTGCTTCACTTCGCAGAAAGTGCGAACATCACCTACGACACGGTCGGTAGTTTCATTGAGAGTCTGGAGGAGTATCGTCTGGTGAATTGA